Within the Cystobacter fuscus DSM 2262 genome, the region TGCGAGGCCCCCAGGGGTTGTCTCCCGTTCCCCGCGCCGCTTCCCGGGCCGCGTCCGCCGAGGCCGCGCCGTGCCCCTCCTTCAAGGCCGAGCCCGAGGACACGTCCGCCCAGGCGAGCGCCGTGACGGCCGAGGCGCTCGCTCCCGCCGAGCCCGCGGACGCGCTCTCGCTGCCCCACGAGGAGCACCTCGCCCCGGTGGATCACCTCGGCCGGGCGCGCGTGCTGCGACAGGAGGGAGACCTCGCGGGTGCCCTCACCGAGGCGCGCCGCGCCGTGCACGACGCGGGCGAGGACCTGGACGCGCGCGAGACGGCGCTCGATCACCTCATCCCCCTGGCCCGCCTCACCGGCCAGAAGCAGCTCGCGGCCGACGCCTACGAGGAACTCGCCCACCTCTTCCCGGACGGCCCCGGACCCCTGGTGCAGAAGGCCCGCATCCTCCTGGAGCTGGGGCAGACGCAGAGTGCCCGGCAGGCCGCCGAGGCCGCGCTCCTGCTCGACCCCGAGTACCCCGAGGTGTACCAGGTGCTCGGCCGGGCCCACCTGGCCGACGGACAGCTCGCGCTCGCCATCATCCGCTTCCAGCAGGCGGTGCACCTCGACCCGTACCATGGGTATGCCCTCAACAACCTCGGCTTCGCCCGGCTGCTCGCCGGTCAGAACGAGGCGGCCGTGGAGGCGCTCGCCCAGGCCGCCTACCTGCTGCCCTACGAGGGCTTCGTCCACAACAACCTGGGGCTCGCCTATGAGCGGCTGGGGCGCTACGAGGAGGCCGCCATGGCCTTCGACACCGCGCTGCGCCTGTCTCCGAAGAACCGCAGGGCGCGCCTCAACCACGCGCGGCTCGAGCGCCAGACCCACGCATCCGCCCAGGTCCAGGCCGTCTCGCGCGAGCGGTCGCGGGAAGTCGACCCGGGCTGACCCTCCGGGAAGGGCATTCCGGTTCCCCGCCCGCCGGTTTAACGTCGTCCCCCCTCGCCGTCCCCGTACCCCATGACTCCCTCTCCTTCCTCCTCGACTCCCCCGGCGCCCGCGCCCCGTTCCGGTCCGGGAGGCCGGCTGTGGCGTTGGACCAAGCGGCTGCTGGTGCTCGCGGCCGTGGCGGGAGTGCTGCTCGTGCTCGTCTGCGCGGGCGTCTACGCCTACTTCAACCAGGGGCTGCCCTCGGCCGAGGCGCTGCGCACCTATGCCCTGCCCCAGGTGACGAAGGTGCGGTGCGCGGACGGCTCGGTGTGCGCCGAGTACTTCCTGCCCCAGGGCCGGCGCACCGTGGTGAACATCGAGGATCTCCCGCCCCACGTGCGCAACGCCTTCCTCGCCGCCGAGGACGCGGACTTCTACAAGCACGCGGGCCTGGACTTCTTCGGCATGACGCGCGCGGCGGTGAAGAACCTCATCCCCGGCAGCCGCAAGTCGGGCGCCTCCACGCTCACGCAGCAGGTGGTGAAGAACATGCTGCTCACGCCCGAGCGCAGCCTCTCGCGCAAGATTCGCGAGTGGATCCTCACCCCGCGCGTGGAGCAGGCGCTCACCAAGGATCAGATCCTCAGCCTCTACATCAACCAAGTGTATTACGGGCAGGGCCGCAGCGGCATCGAGGAGGCGGCGCTCTACTACTTCGGCAAGCACGCGGAGAAGCTGAGCCTGGGCGAGGCGGCGGTGCTGGCGGGCACGGTGCAGTCGCCCAACCGCATCAACCCCGAGCGCAACATCGTCAAGGCCAAGCAGCGACAGACGTACGTGCTCAAGCAGATGGCCACCCACGGCTTCGCCCCCCAGGCGGAGGTGGACAAGGCGCTGGAGAAGCCCATCGTGCTCGCGCCCCGGCCCCCCACGGAGCAGGGCCTGTACTACGCCGAGGAGATCCGCCGCACGCTCGTGGCGCGCTACGGCGAGGAGGCCGTGCTCAGCGGCGGACTGCGCGTGGACATCGCCATGGATCCCAAGCTCCAGGCCGTGGCCGATGATTCGGTGCGCAAGGGCCTGGAGGCGGTGGACCGGCGCCAGGGCTACCGCGGCCCGGTGGGCACCATCGATCTCGCGCGCTTCGAGCGGCTCAAGCCCCTGCTGGCCAAACAGGTGGAGGAGGCGGGTCGCCGGCAGAAGGAAGGCGCTTCCGTCGCGGATCTCACCTCGCTCGCGCAGACCGAGGAGCCGCCGCCCGCGGTGGCCGGCGCCCCGGTGGCCCCCACGCCCACGGAGGAGGAGGAGGACGCCACGCTGTCGCCCGACGAGAAGCTCGCGCAGGGCGTGGCGCTCGCGCCGCTCGTCGAGGGCCTGCGCGTGGCGGGCGTCGTCACCCAGGTGGATGACACCGCGAAGAAGGCCCGTGTGGATCTGGTGGGGCGCATGGCGGAGATTCCCTTCGCCTCCGTCACCTGGGCCCGCCTGAAGGGCAAGAGCGCGCCCACGAAGATGTCGCAGGTGATGAAGCCCGGGGACATCGTGCACGTGCGCGTGCTGCGCGTCACCCCGGCGCCCGCGCTGCTCGACGCCACGTTGGATCAGGTGCCGCTCGTGCAGGGCGGCCTCGTCGTCATCCGCCCCACGGACCGGCACGTGGTGGCGCTCGTGGGCGGCTATGACTTCACGCGCTCGCCCTACAACCGCGCCACCCAGGCCCGGCGCCAGCCCGGCTCGTCCTTCAAGCCCTTCATCTACGGGGCCGCGCTCGGCAGCGGGCGCTTCACCCCCATCACCACGGTGAACGACGCCCCCGAGGCCATCCGCGACCCCTACACCGGCAAGACGTGGAAGCCGCAGAACTACGACCGGACCTTCGAGGGCCCCATGACGCTGCGCACCGCGCTCACCAAGTCCAAGAACACCGTGTCCGTGCGCATCATCGAGGCCATTACCCCCGCGGCCGCCATCGACTTCGCCAACCGCGCGGGCATCCGCTCGCCCCTGCCGGAGAACCTCACCCTGGCGCTGGGCACCGGTGAGGTGAGCATGCTGGAAGCGGCCAACGCCTACGCCACGCTCCAGGCCAACGGCCGCTATGCCGAGCCCCTCATGCTGCTCAAGGTGATGAACGCCCAGGGCAAGGTGCTCGAGGAGCACCAGCCGGCCTTCGAGGAGAAGCTGCCCCCGGCGGTCGCCTTCCTCACCACGTCGCTCATGCGCAGCGTGGTGGAGGAGGGCACGGCGCGCGCGGTGACGGAGCTCAACCGCCCCGCCGCGGGCAAGACGGGCACCGCCAACGAGAGCCGCGACACGTGGTTCTCCGGCTACACCGCCGACTGGGTGGCCAGCGCCTGGGTGGGCTTCGATGACCACTCGCCCCTGGGCAGCTCGGAGACGGGCGGCCGCGCCCCCCTGCCCATCTGGCTGGAGTTCATGCGCGCCGCGCACCAGGGGCTGCCCTCGCGCGAGTTCGACGTGCCCCCGGGCGTGGTGCAGGTGCGCATCGATCCGGCCACCGGCCTGCTCGCGGGCAACTCCGTGCCCGGCCGGCTCGAGTCCTTCCTCGAGGGCACCCAGCCCACCGCCGAGGCGCCTCCGCCCGGCCACGCCTCCGAGACCGACTTCTTCCTCCAGGAAGGCAGCCGGGGGCTGTGAGCCGCGCCCTCGCCGCCGCGCTGCTGCTCGCCGCCGCCCTCGCCGCCGCCGCCGAACCGGCGCCCGCGCGCGCCGCGCTCGAACGGCTCGCCCTGACGGTGGCGAAGGACGTGGGCGAGGCCCGACCCGAGGCCCCCGTGGCCCTGTTCCTCTCGGGCGCCTCCCCCGAGCTGCGGCGCGCCTGGGGGACGCTGCTCGCCGCGCGCCTGGCCGAGCGGGGACTGGCGCCCTTCATCCTGGACGCGCCCTCGGCCGAGGCCGCGGAGCCACTCGCCCAGGACCGGGGAGCCCGTACCCTGGTGCGGCTCTCGCTGGCCCTGGAGGCCGGGAAGCTCCACGCGCGCGGTGACGTGGTGGGCACCTGGGTGAACTTCTGGTCCGGCCGCACGCCCTCGCGTCCGCCCGCTCCCGCCGCCGCCCTCGTTCACGCCGTGGAGGCGGATGCCGCGGTCCTCGCGCTCGCCGCCGTGGCGCCCCCTCCCGCTCCCCCTCCGGCCACCGGAACGCCGCGTCCGCTCCGCTTCGTGGGGGCCTCCTTCGCGCACCTGTCCACGCCACCCGCGGCGCTCGCGGCGGGGGATCTCGATGGGGACGGACGGGACGAGGTGGTGGTGCTCACCGAGCGCGCCGTCCAGGTGTTCGCCGCGGACGGGCGCCTCGTCGCCGAGCGCTCCCTGGAGGTGCTGCCCCCCTCCACCACGGCCACCCGGGAGCCCTTCGGCGCGGTGGCCGTCCTCTCCGGGCCTCCGCGCATCGCCGCGTTCTCCACCCGCTTCGCCCACGGCACGGTGCTGGCGCTGGAACAGGGCACCTTGCGCTTCGTGTCCCGGCTCGAGACCGTTCCCCTGGGACCAGAGGCGCGGGGCACCTTCGTGCCGGGACAGACCGCGTTCGCCCCCGAGGTGCGACTCGGCCCCGGAGAACAGCGGCTCGAGCACGTCCCGGCCCGCTTCACCTCCTTCAGCGCCGTCGGCACCCAGATCCTCCTCGTCCACCCGGACGGCTCGGGCTCCTTCTACACCCAGCCCTCGGCGGCCCCGGTGCCGCTCTCGGGGCTCGGCGCGGGTAGCCTGCTCGGAGACGTGGATGGAGACGGGACGCCGGAGCTGCTCACCACCTCGCCCGAGTTCCAACCCACGCCCGACGTCCTGCGCGTCTTCCCGACGAAGGGGGGCATCTCCTTGTCGCGCGAGCCGCTCTGGCAGGGCCCCCTGCCCGCGGGCCGCGCGCTGCTGGGGGTGACGGCGAACCTGGACGGAGACGCGTTGCGCGAGGTGCTCGTGGGGCTCACCCGGCCCGATGGCTCGGGCGAACTCTTCCTCCTGCGCCAGGGTGCGCCATGACGCTCCGCTCCGCCCTCCTCGCCAGCCTCCTGCTCCTCGGCGCCACCCCGGCCCGGGCGGCGGGACGGACTCCCTATGGCGGAGAGCTGCGCCTCGCCCACACGGGGCCCGCCACGCCCGCGGTGCCCGCCCTCGCCGATACGCCGCTGGAGGCCACCCTGCTCGGGCTCGTCTCCCGCTCCGTCTGCCAGCTCACCCCCGAGGGACAGGCCGCGCCCGCGCTCGCCCTGTCGATGTCCCGCCCCTTTCCCCAGGTGGTGCGGCTGGTGTTGCCCTCGCCCGCCCAGGCCCAGGCACTCGTCCAGGCCTGGGCCCGGCTCTCCAGCCCCGAGGAGACCTCGCCCTACCGCGCACTCCTCTTCCCCCTGCGCGACGAGGGCCGGCGGATCTCCGCCACCGGCGACACCCTGGAGCTGACGCTCGCCTTCCCCTGGCCCGATCAGGAGCGGGCCCTGTGCCACCCCACCCTCGCGCCGCCGCGCTCGTCCGCCGCCGCGCTCGGTCCGTTCTCCTATTCCACCGCCACCGCCCAGACCCTGGACGCGCGGCTCTCCTGGCCTCCCGGGCGGCCGTACCTGGACACGCTGCGCGCGCGCGCCACCGATGAGCGGGGACTCGCGCGCCTGCTGTCGACACACGGCACCCAGGTGGCGCTCGGCGTGCCCCCGGATCCGGGCAGCGGCACCGGCGCGGCGCTGTACGCCACCTATCTCGCCTGGTCGCCCCGGCGGGTGCCGGCGGAGTTCCGGCAGGCGGTGGAGAACGCGCTGGACCGCGAGGATCTCACGCGCCTCTTCGTGCGCGGGCCCGCCGAGCCCATGCCGCACCTGCTGCCCGCGGCGCTGATGCCGAAGGCCGCGGGGCCCCGTCCGCCCCGCCCGCCCGCGCCTTCCGGAGGGCGGCAGGTGACGCTGCTCCACGACGCGGACAACGAGGATCAACGCGCGGTGGCCGAGCGGCTCCAGGTGAAGCTGCACGACCAGGGCTACACGGTGGCCCTGACGGCGCTGCCCCGCGCCGAGCTCCGAGCGCGCTGGGCGAAGGGGGACTACGAGCTGATGCTCCACTCGCTGCTCTTGCCCCCGGTGCCGGGCCCGGCCCTGGCGGTGGTGCTGGACGCGGCGGGCCGCAAGGACCTGCTGGGCGTGGAGTTGCCTCGCATCGGCGCACTGCCGGACGCGGCGGCGCGGGATGCCCGGGTGCGCGAGCGGGCCCTCGTGCTCGCCCCATCCCTGCCGCTGCTGCCGCTCTATGCGCAGGGACTGGCGCTGCGCGCGGAGCCGGAGGTGGGTGGACTCGTCTTCGATGCCCAGGGACTGCCCGTGCTGGAGGGCGTCTGGCTCACCCCGGCCCCGGCGGCGGGGGGCTCGGGAGGGCGGAGATGAGGCTGAGGACGCGGCTGGCGCTCGCCTTCGCGCTGCTGGCCCTGGTGCCGCTGGCGGTGATGGTGCCCTTCACGCTGACGCGGCTGCGCGCCACGCTCTCGAGGAGCCTGGACGCGCGGATGGAGGGGGCCACCACCTCGGGGAAGGAAGCGATTGATCGGACCGCGGCCACGGTGCGCCGGGCGGTGGAGGAGCTGGTGGAGAGCCCCGCCCTGGAGGATCTGGCGCGCGAGTCCCGCGACGCGCCCGCGCGGGCGATCCGGGCGGACACGGCGCGGCCGTTGATGAAGAGCCGGGGCCTGACGGTGTTGTCACTGTTCGACAGGCAGGGGACGACGCTGTCCTCGGGGCACCTGCCGGCGCGCCGGGGGGATGAGGATCCGGTGCTCTTCGCGGTGACGCGGGAGAAGTCGCCCCAGCCGGTGCCGGTGACGGTGACGGTGCGGGGGAACGAGGGACTGCGCGACGTGCCCGCGCTCGTCACCGCGAGGCCGGTGGACTACGGGGACGCGCGGCTGTGGGTGGTGGGGGGCGTGTTGCTGGACGAGGGACTGGCGGCGCACCTGTCACGGCTGACGCAGGCGGAGGTGACGCTGCTGTCGGGAGAGGCGGTGGTGGCGCGGGCGGGCCAGGTGACGCGGCCGACGGTGGCGCGGGTGTTGCCGCTGAGCGAGAGCATCTCGGTGCGGCTGGTGTTCAGCCGGGCGGCGGAGCGCGAGGCGACGTTGGGGGTGCTGCGCTCGTTCCTGCTGCTGGCGGGGTTGGGGCTGGCGTTCGCGGTGCTGCTGGGGCTTTTGGTGGCCCGGCGCATCACGCAGCCGGTGGAGGCGCTGACGGAGGGCGCGCGGCGGGTGGGCCAGGGGGCGCTGGACGAGCGGGTGCAGGTGGCGACGACGGGCGAGGTGGGCGAGCTGGTGAAGACGTTCAACCACATGACGACGGAGCTGCGCTCGACGACGGAGCGGTTGGTGGCGAGCGAGCGCGTGGCGGCGTGGCAGGAGGTGGCGAGGCGGCTGGCGCATGAGATCAAGAACCCGCTGACGCCCATCCGCATGTCGATCGAGACGTTGCTGGCGGTGCAGGACGCGAAGGACGCGCGCTTCCCGACGATCTTCCGGCAGAGCGCGGGGGTCATCCTGGAAGAGGTGGACCGGCTGCGGCGCATCGTGGACGAGTTCAGCCAGTTCGCGCGCATGCCCAAGCCGCAGTTGGAGCCGGTGGACCTGGGGGAGCTGGCGAAGAACGTGCTGTCGCTCTACGCGACGCCGCCCGAGGGGATTCACCTGCACTCGGAGGTGCAGCCGGGGGTGGTGGCGCGGGTGGACAGGGATCAACTGACGCAGGTGCTGGTCAACCTGGTGAAGAACGCCGAGGAGGCGATGGCGCGAGGGGGCGGCGACCTGCACGTGCGGGTGAAGGGGACGGAGCGGGAGGCGCTGGTGGAGGTGCAGGACAGTGGCCCGGGGATTCCGCCCGAGCACCGCGCCCGCATCTTCGAGCCCTACTTCACGACGAAGGAGGGAGGCACGGGGCTGGGGCTGGCCATCGCCGCGCGCATCCTCCAGGAGCACGGGGGCAAGCTGGACGTGGGCGGCGAGCCGGGCCAGGGGGCCTGTTTCACCCTGTCCCTGCCCCGCTCTGTTTGAGTCTCAGGACGAGCCGTTCCACCCGGCGCATCACCACGCGAAGCGCCTGCGGCCGAACGGCTTGTCTTCCTTGAGGAAGCGGCGCACGAGCTGCTTGCCAATCGTCATGAGGAAGAGGCCCACCAACACCTGGGCCCCCAGGACGATGCGGTTGACATCCACCGCCGGCATCCACTGCACCTTTCCATTCCTCACGATGAAGGCGCCAGCAGGCCGGGCATTCAGGCCAACGCCAAGGCCGTAGCCCTTGGCAGTTTTCTCCTCTGCCTGCGCTCCCTCGGTGGCAGGGCCCTCGCCCCCACCACCACCCCCTCCGCCTCTTACCCAGGCTGCGGGGACCAGGGTCACTTCGCCTTGTTGAATGGGTTCTCCGAAAACGCGCCGAACGGAGAAGGAATCACGTGCCCTGTCGATGACCTCGTTGACGTCCATGGTGTTACCCCACTGTTCGAGGAGGTTCCCCGCTGAGGTATGCACCCCACCGGAGGCACGACACCTGGCGCTTGTCTGGAAGCCCTGATGAGAACGAGGGATGGACCGCTGTGCCGGATGCCAGCGCGGAATGAAGGCCGACCAGGGTGCGCTGCTGAGCCTGTCTCCCCCTCAACCGAGCCCGAGCGGTGGACGGCTACAAACCTTCCCTACTCTGTTTGAGGCCCGCGACGAGCATCAGCCGTTCTTGGAATGCATTCCATCGCAGTTCCAGCGCTTCTTTGCTCAGCAGCTTCGCTTCACACGCAAGACGCTTACCGTCGAAGCGCTCGTACTCGGAGCCTTTGAGCTTCGGGTGCAGATGGATCCGGAGGAATTCAGGCTCGATCCCAAGCAGGTTCAGATCAAAGAGCGTATGGATGTCCGTGCGCAGCAGCAATCCGTTCGACGGATGATGGTCCTTCTCTCCGCGGTAGGGGTTGATATGCGCAGCCTCAAGAAGATCGGCCAGCGTGCATCCAGTCACCAGACACGTGTCTGCAAATTGCTTCCGGAGCGTGTGGCGAAAGGCTCCTTGCCCCCGGCGCCCCCAAATCTGGCGAACAACACCCTCTCGCTCATCTCTTCCGTCCGGCGCATACAACTCAGTTGATGCATCCGCAGCAATGGGGAGCACATAGCTCGGCTCCAAAGATTGCGCCGCAGCACCTTGCACCAGAACTCTGGCAGAGCCCTCCAAAAGCTCCAGGACCAACTCCTGCATGGCCATCTGCTCGTTATACCTGGGACAAGCCGCCAGGACCTGCTCCACGGGAACGTGCTCTGTCAGGGGTCGAAACGTTTTTTCGAACCAGGCAGAGTACTTCACGCACTCCTCTTCTACTGACTTGGGTACATCAAACTCGTAGCCGCAATCACAGCGATAGAGCGGACGCTTGATCTTGCGACGCTTGATGCCTGTATTGTCACAGCGTGGACAGCGATTCAGCGTCTTGAATCCCTCTTCGGTGCTGATCCAGGAGGCCCGAGCCGTCCCCAGAACGCGATGCCCATCCCGAAGGATCAGCAAATCCCCTTCGGTAATCTGCTTATGGTTGGCCACAAAGCTGTCATAGCGATAGACCGAGTGCAGCTCATCGGCGTATCCCACGTTTCCTGCATACTGGCGCTCATCACCCAGCGCGAAAACCAACCAGGCACGTCCTGTCTCCATGCCCGCAGTGGAGGGTCTTCGGCGCGGGACAGTGAAGGACGCACGGTATGGGGTGGAACGACCTCATCTCGGAGGACACCTGCCCCCGAGCACCCAGGTCATTTCTTGGGCTGTGCCTTGGCTCCCGGGCCCTTCTGGTGCGTCCGCGCGTGCCGCCCGGGGGCCTGGCCCTCGGGCTTCTTCACACCCTGGTCCTTCTGGGGCGGCCCGGGGTCGCGCTGGGCGGCCTCCCGCCGCGCCATCTCCTCCTGGAAGACCGGATCCTCGCGCGGCACCTCCTGCCGGGGAATGTTCGCGCGCATTACCCGCTCGATCTTCTCCGTCATCTGCCGGTCCTTCGACGTCACGAACGTCGAGGCCACCCCGCTCGCCGAGGCCCGGGCCGTGCGCCCAATCCGGTGCACGTAGTCCTCCGGCGCGTGCGGCAGGTCGTAGTTGATGACGTGCCCCACGTCCTCCACGTCCAGCCCTCGCGCCGCGATGTCCGTGGCCACCAGGCACCGGTACGTCCCGTCCCGGAACGCCTTCATCGCCTGGTTGCGCTGGTTCTGCGTCCGGTCCGCGTGCAGCACCCCACACCGGTACCCCGCCCGCTGCAGCGCCTTGTGCACCTT harbors:
- a CDS encoding ABC transporter substrate-binding protein, which produces MTLRSALLASLLLLGATPARAAGRTPYGGELRLAHTGPATPAVPALADTPLEATLLGLVSRSVCQLTPEGQAAPALALSMSRPFPQVVRLVLPSPAQAQALVQAWARLSSPEETSPYRALLFPLRDEGRRISATGDTLELTLAFPWPDQERALCHPTLAPPRSSAAALGPFSYSTATAQTLDARLSWPPGRPYLDTLRARATDERGLARLLSTHGTQVALGVPPDPGSGTGAALYATYLAWSPRRVPAEFRQAVENALDREDLTRLFVRGPAEPMPHLLPAALMPKAAGPRPPRPPAPSGGRQVTLLHDADNEDQRAVAERLQVKLHDQGYTVALTALPRAELRARWAKGDYELMLHSLLLPPVPGPALAVVLDAAGRKDLLGVELPRIGALPDAAARDARVRERALVLAPSLPLLPLYAQGLALRAEPEVGGLVFDAQGLPVLEGVWLTPAPAAGGSGGRR
- a CDS encoding ATP-binding protein, with product MRLRTRLALAFALLALVPLAVMVPFTLTRLRATLSRSLDARMEGATTSGKEAIDRTAATVRRAVEELVESPALEDLARESRDAPARAIRADTARPLMKSRGLTVLSLFDRQGTTLSSGHLPARRGDEDPVLFAVTREKSPQPVPVTVTVRGNEGLRDVPALVTARPVDYGDARLWVVGGVLLDEGLAAHLSRLTQAEVTLLSGEAVVARAGQVTRPTVARVLPLSESISVRLVFSRAAEREATLGVLRSFLLLAGLGLAFAVLLGLLVARRITQPVEALTEGARRVGQGALDERVQVATTGEVGELVKTFNHMTTELRSTTERLVASERVAAWQEVARRLAHEIKNPLTPIRMSIETLLAVQDAKDARFPTIFRQSAGVILEEVDRLRRIVDEFSQFARMPKPQLEPVDLGELAKNVLSLYATPPEGIHLHSEVQPGVVARVDRDQLTQVLVNLVKNAEEAMARGGGDLHVRVKGTEREALVEVQDSGPGIPPEHRARIFEPYFTTKEGGTGLGLAIAARILQEHGGKLDVGGEPGQGACFTLSLPRSV
- a CDS encoding spore germination protein GerW family protein; translation: MDVNEVIDRARDSFSVRRVFGEPIQQGEVTLVPAAWVRGGGGGGGGEGPATEGAQAEEKTAKGYGLGVGLNARPAGAFIVRNGKVQWMPAVDVNRIVLGAQVLVGLFLMTIGKQLVRRFLKEDKPFGRRRFAW
- a CDS encoding HNH endonuclease, encoding MVFALGDERQYAGNVGYADELHSVYRYDSFVANHKQITEGDLLILRDGHRVLGTARASWISTEEGFKTLNRCPRCDNTGIKRRKIKRPLYRCDCGYEFDVPKSVEEECVKYSAWFEKTFRPLTEHVPVEQVLAACPRYNEQMAMQELVLELLEGSARVLVQGAAAQSLEPSYVLPIAADASTELYAPDGRDEREGVVRQIWGRRGQGAFRHTLRKQFADTCLVTGCTLADLLEAAHINPYRGEKDHHPSNGLLLRTDIHTLFDLNLLGIEPEFLRIHLHPKLKGSEYERFDGKRLACEAKLLSKEALELRWNAFQERLMLVAGLKQSREGL
- a CDS encoding FG-GAP repeat domain-containing protein; the encoded protein is MSRALAAALLLAAALAAAAEPAPARAALERLALTVAKDVGEARPEAPVALFLSGASPELRRAWGTLLAARLAERGLAPFILDAPSAEAAEPLAQDRGARTLVRLSLALEAGKLHARGDVVGTWVNFWSGRTPSRPPAPAAALVHAVEADAAVLALAAVAPPPAPPPATGTPRPLRFVGASFAHLSTPPAALAAGDLDGDGRDEVVVLTERAVQVFAADGRLVAERSLEVLPPSTTATREPFGAVAVLSGPPRIAAFSTRFAHGTVLALEQGTLRFVSRLETVPLGPEARGTFVPGQTAFAPEVRLGPGEQRLEHVPARFTSFSAVGTQILLVHPDGSGSFYTQPSAAPVPLSGLGAGSLLGDVDGDGTPELLTTSPEFQPTPDVLRVFPTKGGISLSREPLWQGPLPAGRALLGVTANLDGDALREVLVGLTRPDGSGELFLLRQGAP
- a CDS encoding tetratricopeptide repeat protein, with product MGVALPPHMRSTTLFACLVTLCLAGCEARSLRGPQGLSPVPRAASRAASAEAAPCPSFKAEPEDTSAQASAVTAEALAPAEPADALSLPHEEHLAPVDHLGRARVLRQEGDLAGALTEARRAVHDAGEDLDARETALDHLIPLARLTGQKQLAADAYEELAHLFPDGPGPLVQKARILLELGQTQSARQAAEAALLLDPEYPEVYQVLGRAHLADGQLALAIIRFQQAVHLDPYHGYALNNLGFARLLAGQNEAAVEALAQAAYLLPYEGFVHNNLGLAYERLGRYEEAAMAFDTALRLSPKNRRARLNHARLERQTHASAQVQAVSRERSREVDPG
- a CDS encoding penicillin-binding protein 1A → MTPSPSSSTPPAPAPRSGPGGRLWRWTKRLLVLAAVAGVLLVLVCAGVYAYFNQGLPSAEALRTYALPQVTKVRCADGSVCAEYFLPQGRRTVVNIEDLPPHVRNAFLAAEDADFYKHAGLDFFGMTRAAVKNLIPGSRKSGASTLTQQVVKNMLLTPERSLSRKIREWILTPRVEQALTKDQILSLYINQVYYGQGRSGIEEAALYYFGKHAEKLSLGEAAVLAGTVQSPNRINPERNIVKAKQRQTYVLKQMATHGFAPQAEVDKALEKPIVLAPRPPTEQGLYYAEEIRRTLVARYGEEAVLSGGLRVDIAMDPKLQAVADDSVRKGLEAVDRRQGYRGPVGTIDLARFERLKPLLAKQVEEAGRRQKEGASVADLTSLAQTEEPPPAVAGAPVAPTPTEEEEDATLSPDEKLAQGVALAPLVEGLRVAGVVTQVDDTAKKARVDLVGRMAEIPFASVTWARLKGKSAPTKMSQVMKPGDIVHVRVLRVTPAPALLDATLDQVPLVQGGLVVIRPTDRHVVALVGGYDFTRSPYNRATQARRQPGSSFKPFIYGAALGSGRFTPITTVNDAPEAIRDPYTGKTWKPQNYDRTFEGPMTLRTALTKSKNTVSVRIIEAITPAAAIDFANRAGIRSPLPENLTLALGTGEVSMLEAANAYATLQANGRYAEPLMLLKVMNAQGKVLEEHQPAFEEKLPPAVAFLTTSLMRSVVEEGTARAVTELNRPAAGKTGTANESRDTWFSGYTADWVASAWVGFDDHSPLGSSETGGRAPLPIWLEFMRAAHQGLPSREFDVPPGVVQVRIDPATGLLAGNSVPGRLESFLEGTQPTAEAPPPGHASETDFFLQEGSRGL